A genomic window from Streptomyces mirabilis includes:
- the crcB gene encoding fluoride efflux transporter CrcB, with protein sequence MNWLLVIVGGMVGAPLRYLTDRAVQTRHDTVFPWGTFAVNVVGCLVLGLLTGAVAAGTAGSHLQLFLGTGLCGALTTYSTFSYETLRLTETGAGFYAAANVLVSVTAGLGAAFAGVSFAQALWA encoded by the coding sequence GTGAACTGGCTGCTGGTGATCGTCGGCGGAATGGTCGGCGCGCCCCTGCGCTATCTGACCGACCGTGCGGTGCAGACCAGGCACGACACCGTCTTCCCCTGGGGCACCTTCGCGGTCAACGTCGTCGGCTGTCTGGTTCTCGGCCTGCTGACCGGCGCGGTCGCCGCGGGGACCGCGGGGTCCCACCTTCAGCTGTTCCTCGGGACCGGCCTGTGCGGGGCGCTGACCACATACTCGACGTTCTCGTACGAGACACTACGGCTGACCGAGACCGGCGCGGGGTTCTACGCTGCGGCCAACGTGCTCGTGAGCGTGACGGCCGGGCTCGGCGCGGCGTTCGCGGGTGTCTCGTTCGCCCAGGCGTTGTGGGCCTAG
- a CDS encoding DUF190 domain-containing protein: MTRLTGSALRVTIFIGENDVWHHKPLYTEIVHRAHAAGLAGASVFRGIEGFGASSLIHTSRLLSLSEDLPVAIVIVDTEDRVRAFLPQLDELVGEGLVILDDCEVIRYAGRDGESDKTGKKGKR; encoded by the coding sequence ATGACACGGCTGACGGGCAGCGCCCTACGGGTGACGATCTTCATCGGCGAGAACGACGTCTGGCACCACAAGCCGCTGTACACGGAGATCGTGCACCGCGCCCACGCGGCGGGACTGGCCGGCGCGAGCGTCTTCCGTGGCATCGAGGGCTTCGGCGCCTCCTCGCTGATCCACACCTCGCGGCTGTTGTCGCTGAGCGAGGACCTGCCGGTGGCGATCGTCATCGTGGACACCGAGGACCGCGTCCGTGCCTTCCTGCCCCAGCTCGACGAACTCGTCGGCGAGGGGCTGGTGATCCTCGACGACTGCGAAGTCATCCGGTATGCGGGACGTGACGGCGAATCCGACAAAACGGGCAAGAAAGGTAAGAGGTAG